From the genome of Mycteria americana isolate JAX WOST 10 ecotype Jacksonville Zoo and Gardens chromosome 12, USCA_MyAme_1.0, whole genome shotgun sequence, one region includes:
- the SSTR5 gene encoding somatostatin receptor type 5 produces MDPLYFSNTFSTEASSSEVNSSLLTNVTDNGTLSEQPAFKYIHKVLIPICYLLVCAVGLSGNTLVIYVVLRYAKMKTVTNIYILNLAVADVLFMLGLPFLATQNAISYWPFGSFLCRLVMTVDGINQFTSIFCLTVMSMDRYLAVVHPIKSTKWRRPRVAKLISVTVWTFSFLVVLPVIIFSDVQEDFHTCNMNWPEPVNIWSAAFIIYTSVLGFFGPLLVICLCYLLIVIKVKSSGIRVGSTRRRRSERKVTRMVVIIVVVFVFCWLPFYMMNIVNLIFILPEDPVLVGVYFFVVVLSYANSCANPILYGFLSDNFKQSFQKVLCLRKGNGVEDGDPIEHRQENSSRLQESMLTQRNIEFNGHMQTSKV; encoded by the coding sequence ATGGATCCTTTATACTTTTCCAACACATTTAGCACAGAAGCTAGTTCCAGCGAAGTGAATTCCTCACTGCTGACAAATGTGACAGACAATGGGACGCTCTCAGAGCAGCCCGCATTCAAATACATCCACAAAGTCCTGATTCCCATCTGTTACCTCCTCGTATGTGCAGTCGGACTCAGCGGCAACACATTGGTCATTTACGTGGTTTTGCGCTATGCCAAGATGAAAACCGTCACCAACATATACATCTTGAATTTAGCCGTTGCCGACGTACTCTTCATGCTGGGCCTGCCCTTCCTGGCCACCCAGAACGCCATCTCCTATTGGCCTTTTGGCTCCTTTTTGTGCCGGCTGGTTATGACTGTAGATGGTATTAACCAATTCACTAGTATTTTTTGTTTGACTGTGATGAGCATGGACCGCTACCTGGCAGTAGTTCATCCCATTAAATCAACCAAGTGGAGACGTCCCAGGGTGGCCAAGCTCATCAGCGTGACTGTCTGGACATTCTCGTTCTTGGTGGTGCTTCCAGTCATCATCTTTTCGGATGTGCAGGAAGACTTTCACACCTGCAACATGAACTGGCCAGAGCCCGTCAACATCTGGTCAGCAGCGTTCATCATTTACACATCGGTCCTTGGTTTTTTTGGTCCTTTGTTGGTGATCTGTCTCTGCTACTTGCTGATTGTGATTAAAGTCAAATCTTCGGGGATCCGAGTTGGGTCTACGAGGCGCAGGAGATCAGAGAGGAAGGTGACCAGGATGGTGGTGATCATTGTGGTGGTCTTTGTGTTTTGCTGGCTCCCGTTTTACATGATGAACATTGTCAATTTGATATTTATACTGCCAGAAGACCCTGTGTTGGTAGGGGTGTACTTCTTTGTGGTGGTCCTGTCCTATGCAAACAGCTGTGCCAACCCCATTCTTTATGGATTTCTTTCTGACAACTTCAAGCAGAGTTTTCAGAAAGTCCTTTGCCTCCGAAAGGGCAATGGTGTAGAGGATGGTGACCCCATTGAACACAGGCAAGAGAACAGCAGTCGCTTGCAGGAATCAATGTTAACCCAGAGAAATATTGAATTCAATGGACATATGCAGACTAGCAAGGTCTAA